Proteins encoded by one window of Chryseobacterium foetidum:
- the pyrF gene encoding orotidine-5'-phosphate decarboxylase, which produces MESKKEFFLECYKLGIIKFGRFTLKSGIESPFYVDLRPLASDPKILKNLANYLLEMLPLDNFDLICGVPYAALPMATAMSLESYIPLIIKRKEAKNYGTKKLIEGIYQKGQNCLLVEDVITSGKSLIETIAEVENEDLKVADIIVVLDREQGGKQLLESKGFKVHTLFNISEVCTILQEEGELSDDEVKRIQDFLKGNHIQFDEKKRLSYQEKFENAQHSVSKKLLETALAKESNLIASADVTTTDELLALAEKVGPHVIALKTHIDIISDFDYEKTIVPLKALAQKHRFLLMEDRKFADIGNTQELQFTSGVFKITDWADFVTSQVIGGYESLDCFKNVGVVAIIGMSSKGTLTTSAYREEALKVAASHPNVIGGVSQNQLPDEILLFTPGVNLADSGDGKGQQYNTPEHVFKTLHTDFIIVGRGIYKSENPEEAALTYKNEGWKAYQDSL; this is translated from the coding sequence ATGGAAAGTAAGAAAGAATTCTTTTTAGAATGCTACAAGCTGGGAATCATCAAATTTGGAAGATTTACTTTGAAAAGCGGTATCGAAAGTCCGTTTTATGTAGATTTAAGACCATTGGCATCAGACCCGAAAATCCTTAAAAACCTCGCCAACTATCTTTTGGAAATGCTTCCGCTGGATAATTTTGATCTGATTTGCGGTGTTCCTTACGCTGCACTTCCTATGGCTACGGCGATGTCTCTTGAAAGTTATATTCCATTAATTATTAAAAGAAAAGAGGCAAAAAATTACGGAACCAAAAAACTGATCGAAGGAATTTACCAGAAAGGACAAAACTGTCTTTTGGTGGAAGACGTAATTACATCAGGCAAATCTTTGATTGAAACCATTGCCGAAGTAGAAAATGAAGACCTGAAGGTTGCCGATATTATTGTGGTTTTAGACCGTGAACAGGGCGGAAAACAGCTTTTGGAAAGCAAAGGATTTAAAGTTCATACCCTTTTCAATATCTCGGAAGTTTGTACTATTCTTCAGGAAGAAGGTGAACTTTCTGATGATGAAGTGAAAAGAATTCAGGACTTTTTGAAAGGAAACCACATTCAGTTTGATGAGAAAAAGAGACTTTCTTATCAGGAAAAATTTGAAAATGCACAGCATTCTGTTTCTAAAAAATTGTTGGAAACAGCTTTGGCAAAAGAATCAAATCTTATCGCATCAGCTGATGTAACAACGACTGACGAACTTTTGGCTTTGGCTGAAAAAGTGGGACCACACGTGATCGCTTTAAAAACACACATCGACATCATTTCAGATTTCGATTACGAAAAAACCATCGTTCCATTAAAAGCTTTGGCGCAAAAACACCGTTTTCTTTTGATGGAAGACCGCAAATTTGCTGACATTGGAAACACACAGGAACTTCAGTTTACAAGCGGGGTTTTCAAAATTACAGATTGGGCAGACTTTGTTACTTCTCAGGTGATTGGCGGTTACGAATCGTTAGATTGCTTTAAAAATGTTGGTGTTGTTGCCATCATCGGAATGTCTTCAAAAGGAACTTTAACTACAAGTGCATACCGTGAAGAAGCTCTGAAAGTGGCGGCTTCGCATCCCAACGTGATTGGTGGAGTTTCTCAAAACCAGTTGCCGGATGAAATATTGCTCTTTACTCCCGGAGTGAATTTAGCAGATTCAGGAGACGGAAAAGGACAGCAGTACAACACGCCGGAGCACGTCTTTAAAACACTTCACACAGATTTCATTATTGTAGGAAGAGGAATTTATAAATCTGAAAACCCTGAAGAAGCAGCGCTTACGTATAAAAACGAAGGCTGGAAAGCATATCAGGATTCTTTGTAA